TGCCATGTGTACCTGGAATCAAATGTAAACTTATGtaatgtaaattatataaaattgtaaaatgtaaGCTTAATGTAAAAATGTAAGCTTAATGTAAACAATGTCACATTCTGCATCCTTTTAATTATTGCTTCAGCTGTGAATTGCTCCTTTCAACCTGTATGTTTCTTAAATCAAAGAGGAAATTTCCGGGGGTAAAAGGTGTGGGATGGGACATTGTATTTTCTCAGCACTTTGTATAATGttctactaattttttaaaaatcatagtacTGGAGTGAAAACACTTTTTCTAGGAaggttttatatatttgtatttatttcttgctCTGAAAATGCTATTACTACTTTTAAAATTGTACTGTTATTTATTCTTAATTAGCCCTTTTACAGTAGACACtgtttttctctttgcatttctCCATAGAGCTAAATGCACAGTACACATTAAATATATAGTGACTGATTAAAACATTGATGGACATGCTTTGTGATTGAGTATAAAAATCTGTAAGTTGGTCCCTTAGCTTTGTTAAATACCTGTGAAGAAGCATTAAccaatggaaaaataattcccTTCTTCCAACTGGAAGCAGCATTTTGGATAGAAGATCACAATTATTGGTGTAAGTAATATGTCTTTGAGACTTCATTTTTCATAATACTTGGAAGTGACAACATTATCTAGAGAACTCTGTGTAAGTAAAGTAGTGACATCACCAATTGAGAATTCTGATTAATGAGGAGGCCTTCAGAATAATGGGtaaagaaataatttgaacaTTTAAAGAAACTCCTACTGCCATAGGCTACATAGTCTAAATGGGCGCCAGTAAAgttttaaatgtatttgaaatttatatagtctctcttctttaaaaaaagttatataaaataaaattaagattagacatgtcatttataatttaatataagtaGGTTATGATCTACTTTTTGGAAGAGATCAATGACAAGGTTAAGCATGGCAATGTGACTGGGTTACCGTAGAGCATTCCTTAGGCAATTACATATATTCAGTTCCTTTTTTTCAGCTCtgctagacaaaaaaaaaatctaatgtctgaaacaagaaaattatcttttcctcttcttttctatcctcttctctttttttctcttgtttttactTTAATTCTCTCTCAATATTAAGTAAAGTGAAACAAACAGGTCAGGTTTTCTGCTAACCAATAAGTTTTTAAtcagattatttaaaatttaggaataaaaatgaatatttaaaagaaagactGGAACTATCTAAAGCTATGTGGAAGTCTGTCAAGTGGGGCTGACaggaatagaaaaggaataaggaaTTAAAGTGAGTAGATAACCCATGGGAACTTTTGATTccccatgaagaaaaaaaaaaaaaaaaaaaaaaaggaggtaaagAGCATATCACTCCTTTTCTCTCCAACTCACAGATTTTGCCCAGTTCATACTTAGATTCTTCCCATCCCTTTGGTTCAGGAATCGTTGCCCTGCTTACACTGACCAAGACATTCTAACAGTTTGTTATGGTTCTTTTCCCATGTCTTCTCTTAGATAACCCTTGATCTCAAAATCAGGGGCAGGAGTAGAACTTGGCAATTTCTTGGTGACCATTTTAACAATAGGTCTATacatttcaagtttctttttgtcttcatatccctCTACTCCCTATTGTGGGTATGACTAACAGCAGGGTATATGATTTAACAACTTTAAAACTACCTCTGTGACTATTAAGAaagtactgatttttaaaattagaatgttaattttattcattcataataattttcttcttaaagtgaatgaatttttaaaaacaaatgtaaaaaatccCAGAAGTCTTCATTaggtttttctttaattaaaatcaTTTGTATTATGATTGATTATCCATAATTGgggtttttcattttttctaaacaaagagtatatttgatttctttttttaaattggtaaGTATATGCTTGtagtttatttaataaatttactaaattatatataatattgtttaaTAAAGGCTATAATAACCGCACCAGAAAGAAGAAACGAACATATGAGGTTAGATGCCACATGAAGGTATATGAGGTGAGGGGATAATGTGGCTTATGAGAAAATGGACTTCATATTGAAATTTAGCAAGAAATCAATTGACAAGCTTctatgggccaggcactggggataaaatgacaaaatcaaaACAGATGCTATTCTTAAGGGGTTTATTTTCCAACACAGGGGTTATATTCCAACAcaggagataacatgcaaatataaatacatacaaaacacATACAAGGTAATCTGGTATAGAAGGCAATTAGCATCTGGGTGAATGCACTAATACTCTTGACCTCAGCTAAGAGGAAACTCCGAGGTCAAAGCCTTAGCCATGGGCCATATTTCCACAGAGCAGGTTCACAGTTTTAGCCTTCAAATCAATAGGAAAACCTTATTCTCCAAGCAATTAAGAAACAAACTACAAGGAAATTTCTCAATGATAGTATATTATAGAACAGTTAGTTTCTAAATTTAGATCTTCTAATTAGCTTTGAAAATTTTGCCAAAACATAACCTCTCTGTACTTCAGTTATTTCATGTATAAATCGTTAAATTTTAGCAGTTTAGGTAATTCACAGGTATAATTTGTTAAATGAAGATTTAGATTAGGGTTAAGCATTAGTTTAAGGATTATAATGGTTTAGCTCTAATCTTTTGTCAACAAAAAACCCTGACATCTTTTATAACACATTCTTAAGATATAAAATCAAATCTCTTCTTATAAAATAGCCTTAGTTATACATTCAGAGACCAATTCCCAGACTGGATAAACCATAAGTCTGACCCAGGATTGATATTCTATTTATGTTTGTTGGAAGAGGTCTATGCCATTTCTAAAACTGACCCACATTCCGTTTTCCTGAGTACAAGCTCTGCTTTCTGCATTGTATCCTTAATATTATGCCATATTAGAAACCCCCTTTTCCCACAATCTGTCTCCATGTCTCTACTctgggaaaaagagaaatgtaaattgggAAATTATAATGTATTCTGCTAGTTAAAAaacatttctctgtctctgcagCTGGGTACCAATTTCTATGCTGATGGCTGGGAGAAATTGGACAACAGTGAGTGAGTTTATCCTCCTTAGCTTCTCTGCTCTGCAACCCCAGCTTCAGGCGTTGCTTTTCCTACTGTTTTTGATCATTGAACTTATTACCCTGATGGGCAATGCCCTTATTATACTGGTCACTACAGCTGACACTGGCTTGCACAGTCCAATGTACTTCTTCCTCAGGAACCTGTCTCTCCTAGAGATTGGCTTCAACCTGGTCATTGTTCCCAAAATGCTGGTAACCCTTCTTGCCCATGACACGAGCATCTCTTTCCTGAACTGTGCtgttcaaatgtattttttcttcttctttggggCTTCAGAGTGCTTTCTGCTGGCAGCCATGGCCTATGACCGCTATGTGGCCATCTGCGACCCACTGCGCTACCCAGTTGTCATGAGCCCCAAGGTTTGTGTGTGGCTGGCTGCTGCCTCCTGGTTATCAGGACTTCCTGTAGCCACGGTACAGACCACATGGCTCTTCAGTTTCCCATTCTGTGGCTCTAACCAAGTAAATCACTTTTTCTGTGATAGCCCCCCTGTGTTGAAGTTGGTCTGTGCAGACACAGCATTCTTTGAGATTTACGCCATTGTAGGAACTATTCTGGTTGTCATGGCTCCCTGCTTATTGATCTTGGGCTCTTATGTTTGTATTGGTTCTACCATCATCAAGATGCCTTCAGCTGAAGGAAAACGTAAGGCCTTTTCCACCTGCTCTTCCCACCTCCTTGTTGTCTCCCTTTTCTATGGATCTGCCAGTCTTACCTATTTCCGACCTAAGTCCAATAA
The DNA window shown above is from Sminthopsis crassicaudata isolate SCR6 chromosome 2, ASM4859323v1, whole genome shotgun sequence and carries:
- the LOC141552916 gene encoding olfactory receptor 10A5-like; amino-acid sequence: MLMAGRNWTTVSEFILLSFSALQPQLQALLFLLFLIIELITLMGNALIILVTTADTGLHSPMYFFLRNLSLLEIGFNLVIVPKMLVTLLAHDTSISFLNCAVQMYFFFFFGASECFLLAAMAYDRYVAICDPLRYPVVMSPKVCVWLAAASWLSGLPVATVQTTWLFSFPFCGSNQVNHFFCDSPPVLKLVCADTAFFEIYAIVGTILVVMAPCLLILGSYVCIGSTIIKMPSAEGKRKAFSTCSSHLLVVSLFYGSASLTYFRPKSNNSPESKKMLSLSYTVVTPMLNPIIYSLRNREVKTTLYHILHRSLGSRKH